The segment AAGTCAATTTTTGTCTGACAGACGATTATTGCCGGGACCTCTGCATCCTTTAGAATTTCCCTTACTTTTTTTACCACATGGTCTCGTATATTTCCTGTATGGATAACTGCCAGTTTGTGCCTTGATATCTGCGCAACTTCTTCGGGTGTTATCCCGAATGCGCCTGATCTCATTGGTGTATCAGGTATGCCTGATCCTGAGTTCAATACCAGTACACTGACCTGTATATCCTCCCTGCGCATGCCGTATGTGAGTTCACATATCGGTTTTGTGATGTGACGTCTGCCGGGACTCATTGCGACTGTTATGACATCAGGACGTCCGGTCTCTGAAAGAGTTCCGCGTTGTGCAAGCCCTCCGCCGCGGCCGAGGCCCATTCCATGCCTGCAGTCTACAACTTGTGTCTCCCGGTCAAACATTTAACATCATTCCGCTGGATTTAAGGTACAAATACGATTACCCACTTTGCCTTTTGGATCTGTCAGTCCGAGGACTGTTGGATCTGCTCCAGGACCACGTTTTGCATAGTCGGAAACGGTCTGCCTGGTTGGTAAGAAAAGTCCTTCTCTGAATTCGAGTCCCATTGGAAGTAGTCGCTCACAAACTTCCCTTATATTGTCTCTTATCTCTGAGTTAAGGACTTCCAGCCTTATGCGGCCAACGATCACGGCCAAGCTAATGTCCGTTTCACCGATACGGATCGTGTCACTGAACTTATGGTTGACAATCTGTCCTGTCGCAGGACCATATGGTACGGTCACTGGAAGTCTTGGGCCCTGTACGAATGCCCTTGTGATGCCTTCTATTTTGCTCAGTTCGACGAGTAGTTCCTTTGCGGTTTCCGGGCTGAGTAACCTTCGTGGAAATATCTCGATCTGTATGAGGTTTTCTGTATTTGATGCAGAATCGACCATTATTGATTACCTTCAAGATCTGTTAGAGCTCTTGGTTTAGAGTGCCCCTGCAACTGCCTTAATTGGCTCTCTGAATTCTTCGATTGAACCGAACACATTTCCAACAAGTCCTGATGTCTTCTCGATGGTGATCATCTGAGTACCTGCATCAAGTGAACATGCAGCGGATACACAAGGAATTGCGAATCCTCTGGAGTGTCTTGTTACAACGTGGTTACCATTGAAGATACCTGGTCCACCGCCACCATAGATTGAGTGACTGAAGAAGGAGAATCCTACACCAGTACCCTGTGCTCTACCCATGTCACAGCCTGGAAGACCTGTTTCTTTCTCAAGCATGTCGTTGAAGTACAGGATGGTTGATGATACATTCTGAGCTGCTCTGCCTGCTGCACAGTTTACGAGTGTAGCTGCGAGCTGACCTGCTGCTGCGCATGCGTTCCACATGGAAACGTCATTTGCCTTGTAGAAGTTGTATCCGGATGGTGCCTTGTGGTCGACCTCGATGATACCTGCTTCGAGTGCTTTCTCGACAACGGTCTCGATGACTGATCCGACTGTACCGGTCTTGCCGTTCTCTTTGACCATTTCGTAGACGATGTTGTTAGCGTTAAGACCCTGATATGCGAATCCGAGTAACTGGTGTCTTGCGAATGAACCTACTGCGTTACCCATCTCGAACATACCTGCCTGCTCATATATTGAGGAGAGTGCAGCAGCGTTCATTGCCTTTCTGCCTGTGATAGCAGCGACGTGGTTGGTCATGATGTTCCTAAGGGAGAATCCAAGACCTTCATTCTGCTGTGGTATGCTAAGAATTGATGCAACGTTTCCGCCGCTCATGTCCATGGTCTGTGGGTAGCTACCCCAGACAGCGCCCTTTACGAGTGGTGCATCGAACATGTCGGTGTTGTATGTGTCAATGATGGTCTGTACAACAGCTGCTGCACTTACTGTACTTCCTGAAACGAAGTCAGCACCAGCGTCTGTCCTTGCGCTTGGAACCTGCACAAGAAGCTGTTTTCCGCCACCGATCACTTTTACGTTTGTGTCATCATCGTCGCTTGTCTTTACAAGATTTGCAACAGATTCTGCGATTGCGTCTGCGTTCCCTACGATATCATACTCAAGACCACGGCCAAGGATCTGACGTCCTTTGCCACCATACTTGCCGGTTGCGAGACCTTTCTCGATACCTGCAAGGTTGACAGCTACAGTCCTCTTTGTG is part of the Methanococcoides methylutens MM1 genome and harbors:
- the mcrB gene encoding coenzyme-B sulfoethylthiotransferase subunit beta, translated to MSDKVDIYDDRGTLLESGVDIMALAPTTNAAIGKIIKDTKRTVAVNLAGIEKGLATGKYGGKGRQILGRGLEYDIVGNADAIAESVANLVKTSDDDDTNVKVIGGGKQLLVQVPSARTDAGADFVSGSTVSAAAVVQTIIDTYNTDMFDAPLVKGAVWGSYPQTMDMSGGNVASILSIPQQNEGLGFSLRNIMTNHVAAITGRKAMNAAALSSIYEQAGMFEMGNAVGSFARHQLLGFAYQGLNANNIVYEMVKENGKTGTVGSVIETVVEKALEAGIIEVDHKAPSGYNFYKANDVSMWNACAAAGQLAATLVNCAAGRAAQNVSSTILYFNDMLEKETGLPGCDMGRAQGTGVGFSFFSHSIYGGGGPGIFNGNHVVTRHSRGFAIPCVSAACSLDAGTQMITIEKTSGLVGNVFGSIEEFREPIKAVAGAL
- the mcrD gene encoding methyl-coenzyme M reductase operon protein D translates to MVDSASNTENLIQIEIFPRRLLSPETAKELLVELSKIEGITRAFVQGPRLPVTVPYGPATGQIVNHKFSDTIRIGETDISLAVIVGRIRLEVLNSEIRDNIREVCERLLPMGLEFREGLFLPTRQTVSDYAKRGPGADPTVLGLTDPKGKVGNRICTLNPAE
- the mcrC gene encoding methyl-coenzyme M reductase I operon protein C, with product MFDRETQVVDCRHGMGLGRGGGLAQRGTLSETGRPDVITVAMSPGRRHITKPICELTYGMRREDIQVSVLVLNSGSGIPDTPMRSGAFGITPEEVAQISRHKLAVIHTGNIRDHVVKKVREILKDAEVPAIIVCQTKIDFEDFAKGGIKTKFVKPKNNETLTKGKVMDIVSGVTRGESCSRDKLNELVKSVKNTMRSIDN